A genomic segment from Bacteroidota bacterium encodes:
- a CDS encoding SHOCT domain-containing protein codes for MIIQQGSVSVADELKKLKDLLDAGVLTKEEYDAQKQKILSK; via the coding sequence ATTATCATTCAGCAAGGGTCTGTAAGTGTAGCTGATGAATTGAAAAAATTGAAGGATCTCTTAGATGCAGGTGTTCTAACTAAAGAAGAATATGATGCTCAGAAGCAGAAAATACTAAGTAAATAA
- a CDS encoding LamG domain-containing protein has product MEILLVSWTGGEKYLEVLIDISGGTNYISMGSTQLLSVPYALFSANSLPGPSGATGPTGPTGTAGSGGGATGSTGPTGVNGVSGPTGVQGVTGPTGNTGAIGATGIGFTGTTGATGVQGIQGNTGPTGITTIGATGPTGATGIMGPTGPQSFGLPRVVPMPDAATFTLTPDSADENTQLNTQPTGLLTVNAPSGTPRDGQKIIFRIKSTNVQTFVWNLVFRGSTSLPLPTATSGAENTDYAIFIYNAADSKWDLIVSVFGFQSSSIVNGIIAYWKMDGNSIDMVNGHNGADANISYSNANGIINNGAGFNGLSSRIVVPQDPALSPSNLSVSFWVKPLSLPTSNNVMTIMTKRDDVSGSGGWGIELYNNGGTQSIACLGNNTGAPTSNVTYTLPLGVFTHVVVTKMSGGNAKVYVNGGFLGADNAMWAMSNLQQCPLLLVTDLLILNGSMAPLMK; this is encoded by the coding sequence GTGGAAATCTTGCTGGTTAGCTGGACAGGTGGAGAAAAATATCTTGAGGTATTAATTGACATAAGCGGCGGAACGAATTATATCAGCATGGGTTCCACACAATTGCTGAGTGTTCCCTATGCTCTGTTTTCTGCCAATAGCCTTCCCGGCCCTTCCGGAGCGACAGGGCCAACTGGTCCCACCGGCACCGCAGGAAGCGGAGGCGGTGCCACCGGCTCTACAGGACCTACAGGTGTAAACGGCGTTAGCGGACCAACCGGAGTGCAAGGGGTAACTGGCCCTACCGGTAATACAGGGGCGATTGGTGCCACTGGAATTGGATTTACAGGAACAACGGGTGCAACAGGAGTACAAGGTATTCAAGGTAATACAGGGCCTACAGGTATAACCACAATTGGAGCAACTGGGCCAACTGGTGCGACTGGAATAATGGGGCCAACTGGACCCCAAAGTTTTGGACTTCCACGTGTTGTTCCAATGCCTGATGCTGCAACATTTACTCTTACACCCGACTCTGCCGACGAAAATACCCAGTTGAATACACAACCAACCGGTTTACTTACAGTAAATGCTCCATCCGGAACACCTCGTGATGGTCAAAAAATTATTTTTAGAATCAAATCAACAAACGTGCAGACGTTTGTTTGGAATTTGGTGTTCAGAGGAAGTACCAGCCTTCCACTTCCAACCGCTACTTCAGGAGCGGAAAATACTGATTACGCAATTTTCATTTACAATGCCGCTGATTCGAAATGGGATTTGATAGTGTCCGTTTTTGGATTCCAGTCATCTTCCATTGTTAACGGAATCATTGCATATTGGAAAATGGACGGTAACAGCATTGATATGGTGAATGGACACAATGGAGCAGATGCGAACATCAGTTATTCTAACGCCAATGGAATAATCAATAACGGTGCTGGATTTAATGGCTTGTCAAGCAGAATTGTTGTGCCCCAGGACCCTGCGCTTTCCCCATCCAATTTAAGCGTTTCATTTTGGGTTAAGCCACTCTCCTTACCTACATCTAACAACGTAATGACTATCATGACTAAACGAGATGATGTGTCGGGGTCAGGGGGATGGGGTATTGAATTATATAATAATGGGGGAACGCAGAGTATTGCTTGTTTAGGCAACAATACTGGCGCACCAACTTCAAATGTTACTTACACTCTTCCGCTTGGAGTTTTTACGCACGTAGTTGTAACGAAGATGAGCGGTGGGAACGCCAAAGTTTACGTCAACGGAGGTTTCCTTGGCGCTGATAATGCTATGTGGGCAATGTCGAATTTGCAGCAGTGCCCCTTGTTATTGGTGACCGACTTACTGATCCTAAATGGCTCAATGGCTCCCTTGATGAAATAG
- a CDS encoding Ig-like domain-containing protein: protein MVTTSVTAGTVSGTSPLCVNATTTYTSSGTSGGTWSSSNTAVATVIPSTGAVTAVGAGTASITYKVNSGCGSPVTASKTLTVTTNV from the coding sequence ATGGTAACTACCTCTGTGACAGCTGGTACCGTAAGCGGCACCAGCCCGCTCTGTGTCAATGCCACGACGACCTATACGAGCAGCGGTACATCCGGTGGAACATGGAGCAGCAGTAATACCGCTGTGGCTACGGTAATTCCAAGCACAGGAGCAGTAACGGCGGTAGGAGCAGGAACAGCGAGTATTACCTATAAGGTTAACAGTGGTTGTGGCAGTCCGGTGACAGCATCCAAAACCTTAACGGTAACTACCAATGTGTGA